A single window of Inquilinus sp. Marseille-Q2685 DNA harbors:
- a CDS encoding maleylacetate reductase, protein MQSFVYEALPSRVIFGSGALAHLGDEIDRLGVRRALVLSTPPQCAVAKELAASLGGRCVGVFSDATMHTPVEVTDRAMARVLADKVDGVIAIGGGSTTGLGKAIAFRTDLPQVVVPTTYAGSEMTSILGETKNGLKTIQKSPKVLPETVVYDVDLTMTLPAGLSGTSGINAIAHAVEALYAADCNPVVALMAEEGIRALAGALPTIANDPKDREARSDALYGAWLCGACLGTVSMALHHKLCHTLGGTFDLPHAETHTVVLPHVIAYNAAGAPGAMGRIARALGTMDAALGMFDLAGRLGARRALRDLGMPVDGIDRAAEVVAQSPYPNPVPVRADAIRDLIARAWSGDPPSV, encoded by the coding sequence ATGCAATCCTTCGTGTATGAGGCGCTTCCGTCGCGTGTCATTTTCGGGTCCGGAGCGCTTGCTCATCTCGGCGACGAGATCGACCGACTCGGTGTCCGGCGGGCCCTGGTTCTCTCGACGCCACCTCAATGCGCGGTTGCTAAGGAACTTGCCGCGTCACTTGGCGGGCGGTGTGTCGGCGTCTTCTCTGATGCGACGATGCACACTCCGGTCGAGGTGACGGACCGGGCGATGGCGCGCGTGCTCGCCGACAAGGTCGACGGCGTCATCGCGATCGGCGGCGGCTCGACTACTGGCCTTGGCAAGGCGATCGCGTTTCGGACCGACCTGCCGCAAGTCGTCGTGCCGACGACCTACGCGGGCTCGGAGATGACGTCGATTCTGGGCGAGACGAAGAATGGGCTTAAGACGATCCAGAAATCGCCAAAGGTCCTTCCCGAGACGGTCGTCTATGACGTCGACTTGACGATGACGCTGCCGGCCGGCCTCTCGGGGACCTCGGGAATCAACGCCATCGCGCATGCCGTCGAGGCTCTCTACGCGGCGGACTGCAACCCGGTCGTCGCGCTTATGGCAGAGGAGGGCATCAGAGCCCTGGCGGGCGCGCTGCCGACCATCGCGAATGATCCGAAGGACCGAGAGGCCCGCTCGGACGCGCTCTACGGCGCTTGGCTGTGTGGCGCCTGCCTTGGGACGGTCAGCATGGCGCTGCATCACAAGCTCTGTCACACCCTGGGCGGCACGTTCGACCTTCCGCACGCGGAGACGCACACCGTCGTCCTGCCTCACGTGATCGCCTACAACGCCGCCGGTGCACCGGGCGCGATGGGGCGCATCGCGCGGGCGCTCGGTACGATGGACGCCGCCCTCGGTATGTTCGATCTGGCAGGGCGTCTCGGCGCGAGGCGAGCACTGCGCGACCTCGGCATGCCGGTGGACGGCATTGATCGAGCGGCGGAGGTCGTCGCGCAAAGCCCCTATCCCAACCCGGTCCCCGTTCGCGCAGATGCCATCAGGGACTTGATCGCACGTGCTTGGTCGGGTGATCCGCCAAGCGTCTAA
- a CDS encoding nuclear transport factor 2 family protein, protein MLTSEQAERFAIREMLENWAVWRDAGDWERFRTVWQADGRMMATWFQGTADEFIRMSKDGFARGVRILHFLGGSSIDVVGDRAIAQTKMTISQRAFVDGIECDVVCTGRFYDFIEKVGGRWGVVLRQPIYEKDRIDPVDASAALELDRNRLMSFPEGYRHLAYLQVGIGYPVKMDMPGLAGPEVEALYARGAGWLRGGPTGVPGDRGSREILLIEA, encoded by the coding sequence ATGCTGACGAGCGAGCAGGCGGAGCGCTTCGCCATACGCGAGATGCTGGAGAACTGGGCAGTTTGGCGCGACGCTGGGGACTGGGAGCGGTTCCGGACTGTGTGGCAAGCCGACGGCCGGATGATGGCGACTTGGTTCCAGGGAACCGCGGACGAGTTCATCCGGATGAGCAAGGATGGGTTCGCGAGGGGCGTGCGGATCCTCCACTTCCTCGGCGGCTCCTCAATCGACGTTGTTGGTGATCGCGCTATCGCGCAGACTAAGATGACCATCAGCCAGCGCGCGTTCGTGGACGGAATCGAGTGCGACGTCGTCTGCACTGGCCGGTTCTACGACTTTATCGAGAAGGTGGGCGGCCGCTGGGGCGTGGTGCTACGTCAGCCGATCTACGAAAAGGACCGCATTGACCCTGTCGATGCATCTGCAGCGCTGGAGCTCGACCGGAACCGTTTGATGAGTTTTCCGGAGGGCTATCGTCATCTCGCGTACCTGCAAGTCGGCATCGGCTACCCAGTGAAGATGGACATGCCGGGTCTCGCGGGTCCCGAGGTGGAGGCGCTTTACGCGCGCGGCGCCGGCTGGCTGCGTGGCGGGCCGACCGGTGTGCCGGGCGACCGCGGCTCACGCGAGATTCTCCTGATCGAGGCATAG
- a CDS encoding IclR family transcriptional regulator, translating into MGTENLLAVKSADRVFDLFELLAPRREGLSHTAIADALGIPKSSLTQLLKTAIRRGYVGYDPDTKHYRLGARFGAIAGPASLIRDLIAQADTVLQEITAVTRESSALNILRDDAAEVVAAVNSPQRLVSHMRLGDLAPLYATSGGKVILAHMREHELKAYLGRVTLRPSTPRTITSVRELRSQLKDIRQEGIARSLEEYTPGIIGVATVVLSRQQTPLASINVAIPAVRYTKDLETVAISALRKAASKLEARAQL; encoded by the coding sequence ATGGGCACCGAGAATCTCCTAGCAGTCAAGTCGGCGGACCGAGTGTTCGATCTGTTCGAACTTTTGGCACCGCGGAGAGAAGGATTGTCCCACACCGCCATTGCTGACGCCCTCGGAATTCCGAAGAGCAGCCTTACCCAACTCTTGAAGACGGCGATCCGTCGAGGCTACGTCGGCTATGATCCCGATACCAAGCATTACCGGCTGGGCGCTCGATTCGGCGCGATAGCGGGGCCGGCATCGCTCATCCGCGACCTGATCGCCCAGGCCGACACCGTGCTGCAGGAGATCACGGCCGTCACACGCGAATCGTCGGCACTGAACATCCTCAGGGACGATGCCGCAGAGGTGGTGGCAGCAGTCAACAGCCCGCAACGGCTCGTCTCCCACATGCGCCTGGGAGACCTCGCGCCCTTATATGCCACATCCGGCGGGAAGGTTATCCTCGCGCATATGCGCGAGCACGAGTTGAAGGCCTACCTGGGCCGGGTGACGCTGCGCCCCTCGACTCCTAGGACGATCACGTCCGTGCGTGAGCTGCGCTCGCAGCTCAAGGATATCAGACAGGAAGGGATCGCGCGCTCCCTAGAGGAGTACACGCCCGGCATCATTGGCGTCGCAACCGTCGTCTTGTCTCGGCAACAGACACCGCTCGCGTCGATCAACGTTGCGATACCGGCCGTACGGTACACCAAGGATCTGGAAACCGTCGCGATCTCGGCGCTGCGCAAGGCCGCTTCGAAGTTGGAGGCTCGCGCACAACTTTGA
- a CDS encoding intradiol ring-cleavage dioxygenase, with translation MRNFDEHSITDAVRERVANAKNPRVRQISDALVRHLHDFIREVEPTQAEWEWAIDFLTRTGHMCDKNRQEFILLSDALGVSMLVDAINHRLPGDATETTVLGPFYVQEAPEVELGADISPDVEGQPLLVTGSVRRANDGPIAGAMVDVWHSDGDGYYDVQQLDETRGITMRARLRTDAGGKFHFWTIMPAAYPIPNDGPVGQMLDAQGRHPYRPGHVHFMIGAPGCEPLITHVFVAGDEYLDSDVVFGVKDSLVRPFEELPAGTAPDGTTVKEPYRHLHYDFALAPARS, from the coding sequence ATGAGAAACTTCGACGAGCATTCGATCACCGATGCCGTCCGCGAGCGGGTCGCGAATGCGAAGAACCCGCGCGTCCGGCAGATCAGCGATGCCCTCGTACGCCACCTCCACGATTTCATTCGAGAGGTTGAGCCGACTCAGGCCGAATGGGAATGGGCCATCGACTTCTTAACGCGCACCGGCCACATGTGCGACAAGAACCGGCAGGAGTTCATCCTCCTGTCGGACGCGTTAGGCGTGTCGATGCTGGTCGACGCAATCAACCACCGCCTGCCCGGCGATGCTACCGAGACGACGGTGCTTGGCCCGTTCTACGTGCAGGAGGCGCCTGAGGTCGAGCTCGGCGCCGACATCTCCCCAGACGTCGAAGGTCAGCCGCTGCTCGTCACGGGTTCCGTGCGCCGCGCAAACGACGGCCCGATCGCTGGCGCCATGGTCGATGTGTGGCATTCCGACGGGGATGGCTACTACGACGTCCAGCAACTCGATGAGACCCGCGGCATCACTATGCGGGCGCGGCTGCGTACCGATGCGGGTGGCAAGTTCCATTTCTGGACCATCATGCCGGCTGCCTATCCGATCCCGAACGACGGGCCCGTCGGGCAGATGCTGGACGCGCAGGGGCGGCACCCCTACCGACCCGGCCACGTACATTTCATGATCGGCGCGCCAGGCTGTGAGCCGCTGATCACGCACGTGTTCGTGGCAGGAGACGAGTACCTCGACTCCGACGTCGTCTTCGGAGTGAAGGATTCACTCGTTCGACCGTTCGAGGAGCTGCCGGCCGGCACCGCTCCGGATGGAACGACCGTTAAAGAGCCATATCGGCACCTTCACTATGATTTTGCGCTTGCGCCCGCACGGAGCTGA
- a CDS encoding Gfo/Idh/MocA family protein, with protein sequence MTKSRIGLIGAGAIGRAHLAGAAAAEGVEIIGIADPSAAARDLAIEFGLAYFADHRAMLDELNPDAAIVATPNALHVPIALDWISTGKPVLVEKPISDTVDAGIQLARAAAAADVPVLIGHHRRHNPILREARRIVRSGELGRLVSVTVLATFFKPDAYFAQAWRRTVAGGPVLINMIHEIDLLRFVCGEVQSLQASTVSNAVRGYSVEDTAAALFRMESGALATINLSDTAVSPWNWDLVSGENPSFARSDAESHFLCGTEGSLALPTLRRWHYPGERSWSNPLQVSSAVVPPANPYVEQMRHFGAVVRREELPLTDAADGTRTLELTLAVREASLGGVTGHLQSRVMAT encoded by the coding sequence ATGACCAAGAGCAGAATAGGGTTGATCGGAGCTGGTGCGATCGGTCGTGCGCACCTTGCCGGCGCCGCGGCAGCGGAAGGTGTGGAGATCATAGGTATCGCCGATCCCTCCGCCGCTGCCCGCGACCTCGCGATCGAGTTCGGCCTCGCATATTTTGCCGATCATCGCGCCATGCTTGATGAGTTGAACCCGGACGCCGCCATCGTCGCAACCCCCAACGCGCTCCACGTTCCGATCGCCCTCGACTGGATCTCCACCGGCAAGCCCGTTCTGGTGGAGAAGCCTATCTCCGATACCGTGGATGCAGGTATCCAACTTGCGCGGGCGGCCGCTGCCGCGGACGTTCCCGTGCTGATCGGGCATCACCGCCGTCACAACCCGATCCTGCGCGAGGCTCGCCGGATCGTGCGAAGCGGTGAACTCGGCCGCTTGGTGTCGGTGACGGTGCTCGCAACGTTCTTCAAGCCGGACGCGTACTTCGCCCAGGCATGGCGCCGCACTGTCGCAGGGGGGCCTGTCCTCATCAACATGATCCATGAGATCGACCTCCTGCGGTTCGTCTGCGGCGAGGTGCAGTCGCTGCAGGCGTCAACGGTCTCGAACGCGGTGCGCGGATATTCGGTCGAGGACACGGCCGCCGCCCTCTTCCGAATGGAAAGTGGCGCGCTCGCGACGATCAATCTCTCCGACACCGCCGTATCGCCTTGGAATTGGGACTTGGTTTCCGGCGAGAACCCGTCGTTCGCCCGCTCGGACGCAGAGAGTCACTTCCTCTGCGGTACAGAGGGCTCGCTCGCCCTTCCGACGTTGCGTCGCTGGCACTACCCCGGCGAGCGTAGCTGGTCTAACCCGCTGCAGGTGAGCAGCGCCGTTGTACCGCCAGCCAATCCCTACGTGGAGCAGATGCGCCATTTCGGAGCGGTCGTCCGGCGTGAAGAGCTGCCGCTGACGGATGCGGCCGACGGAACGCGAACACTGGAGTTGACGCTCGCGGTTCGCGAAGCCTCCCTTGGCGGCGTCACGGGGCATCTTCAATCCCGAGTGATGGCCACGTAA
- a CDS encoding MFS transporter, whose protein sequence is MASGSTIDVQEFMNERPFTGFRIRILIYCFLIVAADGFDTSAIGFIAPALREQWGLSPSQLSLLFVSGLAGLMAGAFVFGPVADRIGRKKVLIAATIWFGVASILSATATNVEILAAWRFVGGLGLGGAMPMAITLTSEFSPDRSKSFHMTIMFCGFTVGGAAGGLAAAGMVADYGWEGVLVIGGIAPLILAVLLAVALPESVRYLVLRGNQEGRITRILERVDPAANLNDVRFVGVQRIAGSPVRHMFTPDLVTGTLLLWLTFFMSLLVYYLLTSWLPTLLKTAGQSHQSAALIALMLPIGSTVGAIGIGYLMDRLGAHLTLAAGYMLAAVFIVLLGLSADNLWLLVLAVFGAGVGTGGSNTGLNALSASVYPTASRATGVSWANAIGRTGSLVGSVVGGYLLNIGWGLDAVFAAAAVPALVAAITITVKGRNAGGSGVRRRESLRTTLQA, encoded by the coding sequence ATGGCAAGCGGATCGACGATCGACGTTCAGGAATTCATGAATGAGAGGCCTTTCACCGGATTTCGCATTCGCATCCTGATATACTGCTTCCTCATTGTCGCGGCGGATGGCTTCGACACCTCCGCCATAGGCTTCATCGCTCCGGCTTTGCGGGAACAGTGGGGGCTGAGCCCTTCGCAACTGTCGCTGCTCTTCGTTTCAGGGTTGGCCGGTCTGATGGCCGGTGCCTTCGTGTTCGGTCCGGTCGCCGACAGGATCGGACGCAAGAAAGTCCTGATCGCCGCGACGATCTGGTTCGGTGTGGCGAGCATCCTTTCCGCCACGGCGACCAACGTCGAGATCCTTGCGGCTTGGCGCTTCGTGGGCGGCCTCGGCCTCGGGGGCGCCATGCCGATGGCCATCACCTTGACATCGGAGTTCAGCCCCGACCGCAGCAAGTCGTTCCATATGACGATCATGTTCTGTGGGTTCACGGTGGGAGGGGCGGCTGGAGGGCTCGCCGCCGCAGGCATGGTGGCTGACTATGGCTGGGAAGGGGTACTCGTGATCGGAGGGATCGCTCCCCTCATCCTCGCCGTTCTGCTTGCCGTCGCACTTCCCGAATCCGTTCGCTACCTGGTGCTGAGGGGCAACCAAGAGGGCCGGATCACCAGGATCCTCGAGCGGGTCGACCCAGCCGCGAACCTGAACGACGTTCGATTTGTCGGCGTCCAGCGAATAGCCGGTTCGCCCGTCCGCCACATGTTCACCCCGGACCTCGTCACGGGAACGCTTCTCCTCTGGCTCACCTTCTTCATGAGCCTTCTCGTGTACTACCTTCTGACGAGTTGGCTCCCGACGCTGCTCAAGACCGCTGGCCAGAGCCATCAGTCCGCAGCCCTGATCGCGCTGATGCTGCCTATCGGCAGCACCGTCGGCGCCATCGGCATCGGCTATCTCATGGACCGGCTCGGCGCCCATTTGACGCTGGCGGCAGGCTACATGTTGGCGGCGGTATTCATTGTCCTGCTCGGCCTCTCGGCAGACAACCTGTGGCTTCTCGTTCTCGCGGTCTTCGGGGCGGGCGTCGGGACCGGGGGATCGAACACCGGGCTTAACGCCTTGTCCGCGTCGGTCTACCCGACGGCGAGCCGGGCCACCGGGGTCAGTTGGGCGAACGCGATCGGGAGGACCGGTTCGTTGGTGGGATCGGTTGTCGGAGGCTACCTGCTGAATATCGGTTGGGGGCTCGACGCGGTGTTCGCTGCGGCCGCCGTCCCGGCGCTCGTCGCCGCCATAACGATCACTGTGAAGGGGCGAAACGCGGGAGGAAGTGGTGTCCGAAGGAGGGAGTCACTTCGTACCACCCTGCAGGCTTAA
- a CDS encoding alpha/beta fold hydrolase, which translates to MSDEIESYESLRISDMRFAFNRAGHGGHPIVLLHGWPQTSYAWRRVVPLLSDRYDVLTPDLPGFGYSSKPDNGFDKKTISRRLREFVHALGLSRIALVGHDLGGHVAYAYAAQWPEEVSHLVFIESSLPCFGQEEAMDVARGGSWHFGFNMAGDISEELVRGREYLFVDHFMRREKVGLFDPNSVSVADIEHYARALSRPGALRSSFSYYRTLPTDRGDTRIWGETPLPMPTLAIGADWGYGAASSETLRRVASDVEDMVIERCGHYPPEERPHELTAAIRDFLERPRPVPDRDRMHKLFGSEGKVV; encoded by the coding sequence ATGAGTGACGAGATCGAATCATACGAGTCGTTGCGGATCAGTGACATGCGGTTCGCCTTCAATCGCGCCGGTCACGGTGGTCATCCCATCGTGCTGCTGCACGGATGGCCGCAGACCTCGTACGCTTGGCGGCGCGTCGTGCCCCTGCTCAGTGATCGATACGACGTCCTCACTCCCGATTTGCCCGGCTTCGGCTATTCGTCGAAACCCGACAACGGTTTTGACAAGAAGACGATCTCCCGGCGCCTCCGGGAATTCGTCCACGCGTTGGGACTGTCGCGCATCGCGCTGGTCGGCCACGACCTGGGCGGACATGTTGCCTACGCCTATGCCGCGCAATGGCCGGAGGAAGTCAGCCATCTCGTCTTTATAGAGAGCAGTCTGCCGTGTTTCGGCCAGGAAGAAGCGATGGACGTTGCAAGGGGCGGGAGTTGGCACTTCGGCTTCAACATGGCCGGCGATATTTCCGAAGAACTGGTGCGGGGCAGAGAATACCTCTTCGTGGATCACTTCATGCGGCGCGAGAAGGTAGGCCTTTTTGATCCGAACTCGGTGAGCGTAGCTGATATCGAACACTATGCACGCGCGCTCTCCCGTCCTGGCGCCTTGCGATCTTCCTTCAGCTACTACCGTACTCTGCCCACCGACCGCGGCGACACTCGTATCTGGGGAGAGACTCCGCTGCCGATGCCAACCCTTGCGATCGGTGCCGATTGGGGATACGGCGCCGCGTCATCGGAGACGCTTCGCCGTGTGGCCAGCGATGTCGAAGATATGGTCATTGAACGCTGCGGCCATTATCCGCCCGAGGAGCGCCCGCATGAGTTGACGGCCGCGATAAGGGACTTCCTCGAACGGCCACGCCCCGTGCCAGATCGTGATCGGATGCACAAGCTCTTTGGATCGGAAGGGAAAGTGGTATGA
- a CDS encoding MFS transporter, with protein sequence MAPSKRLDIQTFIDERPVGTFQWKVLALCLIVLVLDGFDVVAMGFIAPAIVTDWSVPREALAPVLSAGLFGLALGAMAGGLLADRFGRRRVILIAMFFFGAMSLVSAWAPDLFWLAVLRFLTGLGLGASQPNAATLVSEYAPERRRSLFVTVVYCGFTFGAAGGGFLSAGLVSTYGWPSILVLGGVVPVIIVAIYFFILPESPRFLAVRHERRDRLTSIVNQMAPGTADATTEFVIPEVVHRGTSAIRTIFSASYALPTLMLWVGLFMNLLTVYLLNSWLPIMIRDAGFSVIAAATIGAMMQIGGTLGNVSIGYGMDRWGPHVTLVAVLLAAALFAVLIWLTPGADPTVLGILVFLLGFCTNSSNTGWTALAALFYPTEARATGTSVMTGIGRFGAIFGATVGGMLLAAQFTFGQVFAFLALPLCLAILAALVKARCGIAGDRLRAGKVAA encoded by the coding sequence ATGGCGCCGAGTAAGCGGCTCGACATCCAAACGTTCATCGACGAGCGACCGGTCGGGACCTTCCAATGGAAGGTGCTGGCGCTCTGTCTGATCGTCCTCGTTCTCGACGGCTTCGACGTCGTGGCGATGGGGTTCATCGCTCCTGCCATCGTTACCGATTGGAGCGTCCCTCGCGAGGCATTGGCCCCAGTTCTCAGTGCAGGCCTGTTCGGCCTTGCGCTCGGGGCGATGGCAGGGGGCCTCCTGGCTGACAGGTTCGGCAGGCGCCGTGTGATCCTCATTGCCATGTTCTTCTTCGGGGCGATGAGCCTCGTCTCAGCCTGGGCTCCGGATCTCTTCTGGCTTGCGGTGCTGCGATTTCTTACTGGATTGGGGCTTGGTGCCTCGCAACCGAACGCCGCGACGCTGGTATCCGAGTACGCCCCGGAGCGCCGTCGGTCGCTGTTCGTCACCGTGGTTTATTGCGGATTTACCTTCGGAGCGGCCGGAGGCGGCTTCCTCAGCGCGGGGCTTGTCTCGACATACGGATGGCCATCTATCCTCGTGCTCGGCGGCGTTGTTCCGGTCATCATCGTTGCGATCTACTTTTTCATCCTTCCGGAATCGCCTCGCTTCCTGGCTGTGCGGCACGAGCGCCGTGACCGGTTGACTTCCATCGTGAACCAGATGGCGCCAGGTACGGCAGACGCCACGACGGAGTTCGTCATCCCAGAGGTGGTCCACCGCGGCACCAGCGCGATACGGACAATTTTCTCGGCGAGCTACGCGCTTCCAACGTTGATGCTTTGGGTCGGCCTGTTCATGAACCTGCTGACCGTATATTTGCTCAACAGCTGGCTGCCGATCATGATCCGTGATGCCGGCTTCTCCGTGATTGCGGCCGCCACGATCGGCGCCATGATGCAGATCGGGGGAACGCTCGGGAATGTCTCGATCGGCTACGGAATGGACCGTTGGGGGCCGCACGTCACACTCGTCGCGGTGCTGCTCGCTGCGGCTTTGTTCGCCGTGTTGATTTGGCTCACGCCCGGCGCTGATCCCACAGTCCTGGGAATCCTCGTCTTCCTCCTAGGCTTCTGCACCAACTCGTCCAACACGGGATGGACGGCGCTCGCAGCGCTGTTCTACCCAACGGAGGCCCGAGCGACGGGTACCAGCGTCATGACAGGAATTGGCCGATTTGGCGCGATCTTCGGGGCGACTGTCGGCGGAATGCTGCTCGCCGCGCAATTCACGTTCGGTCAGGTCTTCGCGTTCCTCGCGCTGCCACTCTGCCTCGCCATCCTGGCAGCACTCGTCAAGGCTCGTTGCGGCATAGCGGGCGACCGGCTCAGGGCCGGGAAGGTTGCCGCTTAG
- a CDS encoding sugar phosphate isomerase/epimerase, with amino-acid sequence MKYLGVHTFGFVWDRDAATATRDLAARGFREFQYLASAQHLDPWADVKAQARAVRDAVAEVDGRTLAVDLPSSETNLASPNREIADVSVRAYLRVLDIASELGAPWLTINSGRKHVLLPPPDDRLVDVFRGSLEHLVRAAESRGVRILLENIPGTLLADAPAAKKFLDEEDYGAVDVLYDVTNAAALGERPASGIRLLADRIRLVHLSDAPVGQWRHDPIGTGAIDFAEIHGALGEIGYEEGVVIEAISDDTLNDLVASRQYLAEAGWRFGPG; translated from the coding sequence ATGAAATATCTCGGCGTTCACACGTTCGGCTTCGTCTGGGACCGCGACGCGGCCACTGCGACCCGCGATCTCGCGGCTCGGGGGTTTCGCGAGTTCCAATATCTCGCCAGCGCGCAGCATCTTGATCCGTGGGCAGACGTGAAGGCGCAGGCTCGGGCGGTGCGCGACGCCGTAGCGGAGGTGGACGGTCGAACTCTCGCCGTGGACCTGCCCAGCAGCGAGACCAATCTCGCCAGCCCCAACAGGGAAATCGCCGACGTCTCTGTCCGGGCCTACCTTCGCGTCCTCGACATAGCGTCCGAACTCGGCGCACCCTGGCTTACGATCAATTCCGGCCGCAAGCACGTGCTACTGCCGCCGCCAGACGACCGGCTGGTGGACGTCTTCCGTGGGAGCCTGGAGCATCTCGTGCGCGCCGCCGAGTCGCGCGGCGTGCGCATTCTCCTTGAGAATATCCCGGGGACGCTGCTGGCCGACGCCCCGGCTGCGAAGAAATTCCTCGACGAGGAGGATTACGGTGCCGTCGACGTCCTCTACGACGTGACGAACGCCGCAGCACTTGGCGAGCGGCCGGCGAGCGGCATTCGTCTCCTTGCCGACCGCATACGCCTCGTGCATCTCTCGGACGCGCCGGTTGGTCAATGGCGGCACGATCCGATCGGCACCGGGGCGATCGATTTTGCGGAAATCCACGGCGCGCTGGGTGAGATAGGCTATGAGGAGGGAGTCGTGATCGAGGCGATCAGCGACGACACGCTGAACGACCTCGTCGCCTCGCGACAGTATCTCGCGGAAGCTGGTTGGCGGTTCGGGCCCGGTTGA
- a CDS encoding alpha/beta fold hydrolase, translating to MSTTLENFEHRLVKPGDVNIHAVIGGEGPPLVLLHGWPQTWWEWRKVMPELRKRHTVIALDLRGAGYSDSPETGYDKATMADDVHGAMQALGFQRYDVCGHDIGAMVALALAFKHRDAVTHLAILDAPLPGWSQWEANLADPKVWHFAFHMKRDLPERLIQGREFDYVSTFFSDRTFNHGAFEHEDIEVFARAMTQPGKTRGGLEWYRAFPTDHANGLGWKRNPLTIPVLALGGEHRYGVRMVSMLQEFATNVSGGSIADCAHWVPEERPLELTRALLDFLGSERIS from the coding sequence ATGAGCACGACACTGGAGAACTTCGAGCATCGCTTGGTGAAGCCCGGAGACGTCAACATCCACGCGGTGATAGGCGGTGAGGGGCCTCCGCTCGTCCTCCTGCACGGATGGCCGCAGACTTGGTGGGAATGGCGCAAGGTGATGCCGGAACTCCGGAAGCGCCATACCGTGATCGCTTTGGATCTACGCGGCGCTGGCTATTCGGATTCACCCGAGACCGGCTACGACAAGGCGACCATGGCGGACGACGTGCATGGCGCTATGCAGGCCCTTGGATTCCAACGATACGACGTGTGTGGACATGACATCGGAGCCATGGTCGCGCTCGCACTCGCGTTCAAGCATCGTGATGCCGTAACTCACCTCGCGATCCTTGATGCACCGTTGCCCGGTTGGAGTCAGTGGGAGGCCAATCTCGCAGACCCGAAGGTTTGGCATTTCGCGTTCCACATGAAGCGCGATCTGCCCGAACGGCTCATTCAGGGGCGTGAATTCGACTATGTGTCGACATTCTTCTCTGACAGAACATTTAATCATGGAGCATTCGAGCACGAAGATATCGAAGTATTCGCCCGCGCTATGACGCAACCCGGCAAAACTCGCGGCGGACTGGAATGGTATCGCGCCTTTCCGACTGATCATGCCAACGGTCTCGGCTGGAAGAGAAACCCTCTGACGATCCCCGTCTTGGCCTTGGGTGGCGAGCATCGGTATGGCGTGAGGATGGTCTCAATGCTCCAGGAGTTCGCAACCAACGTCTCCGGCGGCAGCATCGCGGATTGCGCACATTGGGTTCCGGAAGAGCGTCCGCTCGAGCTGACGCGGGCCCTTCTGGATTTCCTGGGTTCGGAGAGAATCTCTTGA